A genomic stretch from Octopus bimaculoides isolate UCB-OBI-ISO-001 chromosome 15, ASM119413v2, whole genome shotgun sequence includes:
- the LOC106874375 gene encoding tripartite motif-containing protein 59 isoform X1, translating into MTECTQEYLEEKFRQFRDPNSEEDNTENSDKKTQPSSKLVEKTLRKRKLVFDEEHFQDAFLRCIICRDVYNDTNKAPKSLPCQHCFCLNCFLEMFRVEGEYRQSLTSAFRGMPRAVKIQCPTCRESIIASEDDLRRLPNQNSILELLKFVEQTGITDISYCSKHQLQPINFFCELCSVAVCSDCTVIDHKEINGHNVMSIDEALKKYTPVINDSIEDMEIQKQKYREKRLQILQRMEDVNKMEKRVAAEIKEAFQFFRNAIIERERNITSMAEQEANRKRTHLNENLRQITEKEEGMTERIRILNAAKTEKDIPYMFSTYSAAQDSLSDNIELPHRMDDGFDLSFHYKTEKLDTVTWDLKEFGFLTIESS; encoded by the coding sequence ataATACTGAAAACTCCGATAAAAAGACACAACCTTCAAGCAAATTAGTCGAAAAAACTCTACGGAAACGAAAATTGGTCTTCGACGAAGAACACTTTCAAGATGCATTCCTTCGCTGTATCATCTGTCGAGATGTATATAACGATACAAACAAAGCCCCAAAATCTTTACCATGTCAACATTGCTTCTGCCTCAACTGTTTTCTGGAAATGTTCCGCGTGGAAGGCGAGTATCGACAGTCCCTGACTTCTGCTTTCAGAGGCATGCCACGTGCAGTAAAGATTCAATGTCCGACTTGCAGGGAAAGCATTATTGCCTCTGAGGATGACCTCCGTCGACTTCCAAATCAAAACAGTATCTTGGAGCTTCTGAAATTCGTTGAACAAACAGGCATCACTGATATTTCCTACTGCTCCAAACACCAACTACAACCAATCAACTTTTTCTGTGAGTTGTGTTCTGTAGCTGTCTGTAGTGATTGTACAGTTATAGACCACAAGGAAATAAACGGTCATAACGTGATGAGCATTGATGAAGCCTTGAAAAAATATACACCAGTTATTAACGACTCTATTGAAGATatggaaatacaaaaacaaaaatatcgtgAGAAGCGACTGCAGATTCTTCAGCGAATGGAAGatgtaaataaaatggaaaagcgTGTCGCAGCAGAAATTAAAGAAGCATTCCAATTTTTCCGAAATGCTATCATAGAACGTGAACGCAATATCACTTCCATGGCTGAACAAGAAGCAAACAGAAAACGAACCCATCTCAATGAAAATCTGCGTCAGATAACGGAAAAAGAGGAAGGTATGACAGAGCGAATTAGAATTTTAAACGCAGCCAAAACTGAAAAAGATATTCCATATATGTTCTCTACGTACAGTGCTGCGCAGGATTCATTAAGTGACAACATTGAACTGCCTCATCGAATGGATGACGGATTTGATCTGTCTTTTCATTATAAAACCGAGAAGTTAGATACAGTTACTTGGGACCTGAAAGAATTTGGTTTTCTGACAATCGAATCTTCATAA
- the LOC106874375 gene encoding tripartite motif-containing protein 59 isoform X2, producing MEILHKSQWPIERLLPKEEILEDNTENSDKKTQPSSKLVEKTLRKRKLVFDEEHFQDAFLRCIICRDVYNDTNKAPKSLPCQHCFCLNCFLEMFRVEGEYRQSLTSAFRGMPRAVKIQCPTCRESIIASEDDLRRLPNQNSILELLKFVEQTGITDISYCSKHQLQPINFFCELCSVAVCSDCTVIDHKEINGHNVMSIDEALKKYTPVINDSIEDMEIQKQKYREKRLQILQRMEDVNKMEKRVAAEIKEAFQFFRNAIIERERNITSMAEQEANRKRTHLNENLRQITEKEEGMTERIRILNAAKTEKDIPYMFSTYSAAQDSLSDNIELPHRMDDGFDLSFHYKTEKLDTVTWDLKEFGFLTIESS from the coding sequence ataATACTGAAAACTCCGATAAAAAGACACAACCTTCAAGCAAATTAGTCGAAAAAACTCTACGGAAACGAAAATTGGTCTTCGACGAAGAACACTTTCAAGATGCATTCCTTCGCTGTATCATCTGTCGAGATGTATATAACGATACAAACAAAGCCCCAAAATCTTTACCATGTCAACATTGCTTCTGCCTCAACTGTTTTCTGGAAATGTTCCGCGTGGAAGGCGAGTATCGACAGTCCCTGACTTCTGCTTTCAGAGGCATGCCACGTGCAGTAAAGATTCAATGTCCGACTTGCAGGGAAAGCATTATTGCCTCTGAGGATGACCTCCGTCGACTTCCAAATCAAAACAGTATCTTGGAGCTTCTGAAATTCGTTGAACAAACAGGCATCACTGATATTTCCTACTGCTCCAAACACCAACTACAACCAATCAACTTTTTCTGTGAGTTGTGTTCTGTAGCTGTCTGTAGTGATTGTACAGTTATAGACCACAAGGAAATAAACGGTCATAACGTGATGAGCATTGATGAAGCCTTGAAAAAATATACACCAGTTATTAACGACTCTATTGAAGATatggaaatacaaaaacaaaaatatcgtgAGAAGCGACTGCAGATTCTTCAGCGAATGGAAGatgtaaataaaatggaaaagcgTGTCGCAGCAGAAATTAAAGAAGCATTCCAATTTTTCCGAAATGCTATCATAGAACGTGAACGCAATATCACTTCCATGGCTGAACAAGAAGCAAACAGAAAACGAACCCATCTCAATGAAAATCTGCGTCAGATAACGGAAAAAGAGGAAGGTATGACAGAGCGAATTAGAATTTTAAACGCAGCCAAAACTGAAAAAGATATTCCATATATGTTCTCTACGTACAGTGCTGCGCAGGATTCATTAAGTGACAACATTGAACTGCCTCATCGAATGGATGACGGATTTGATCTGTCTTTTCATTATAAAACCGAGAAGTTAGATACAGTTACTTGGGACCTGAAAGAATTTGGTTTTCTGACAATCGAATCTTCATAA